The Medicago truncatula cultivar Jemalong A17 chromosome 4, MtrunA17r5.0-ANR, whole genome shotgun sequence genome includes a region encoding these proteins:
- the LOC25492411 gene encoding uncharacterized protein: MDVVVQRPISLHCLPQNAKSQLQTRRSFAVSPALPETAVSVAVAATFVGAAATLLVQRTKTSESTQIEFKECEACGGSGICPACKGEGYVLKKRSEESAEKARKLSKNMATRFTDGLPKKWSYCTKCSSGRNCSTCGGSGKLNL; encoded by the exons ATGGATGTAGTTGTACAGCGCCCAATATCACTTCACTGCTTACCTCAAA ATGCGAAGTCACAATTACAAACAAGGAGATCATTCGCAGTCTCGCCTGCCCTGCCTGAGACTGCAGTTTCAGTGGCAGTAGCAGCAACTTTTGTTGGGGCAGCAGCCACTCTTCTTGTACAGAGAACCAAAACTTCTGAGTCCACACAG ATTGAATTCAAAGAATGTGAAGCTTGTGGAGGTTCTGGTATATGTCCAGCCTGCAAAGGTGAAGGATATGTGCTTAAAAAACGTTCTGAAGAAAGTGCTGAGAAGGCAAGAAAACTATCTAAAAACATGGCAACTCGATTCACGGATGG GCTTCCAAAGAAGTGGAGCTACTGCACAAAATGCTCTTCTGGCAGAAACTGTTCAACATGTGGTGGAAGTGGAAAGCTAAACTTGTAG
- the LOC25492409 gene encoding ribonuclease DdI — translation MNSLLFLFLSFFFLHSSLANFDFYMLSHTWPPSFCLKKNCKGRLLGKFTIHGLWPQNNSSPQPAGCTSNYTFKAEDLPAKLKTDWPAIIGDDTDLWKYEWNEHGTCSMLTPNEYFKHSLALYGKPGKNIKDILAKAKIKAGEELVKRTDIEAAIKNHIKKEPQIVCDPTKEYLLEIRICYDKSDNYKDCASYTTSCNEEVRYPYRIKL, via the exons ATGAATTCCcttttgttcttgttcttgtccTTTTTCTTCCTACATTCATCTTTGGCAAATTTTGATTTCTACATGTTAAGTCATACATGGCCACCATCTTtctgtttgaaaaaaaattgtaaaggcAGATTACTTGGAAAATTTACTATCCATGGCCTCTGGCCTCAAAACAATTCATCGCCTCAGCCAGCTGGATGCACATCAAATTATACATTCAAAGCTGAAGAT cttcCTGCTAAACTTAAAACTGATTGGCCAGCTATAATCGGAGATGATACTGACTTGTGGAAGTATGAGTGGAATGAGCATGGCACTTGCTCCATGTTGACACCAAATGAGTATTTTAAGCACTCATTAGCTCTTTATGGAAAACCTGGAAAGAATATCAAAGATATTCTTGCCAAGGCAAAAATAAAAGCGGGAGAAGAACTCGTTAAGAGAACTGACATTGAGGCTGCTATAaagaatcatataaaaaaagagCCACAAATTGTTTGTGACCCTACAAAAGAATATTTGCTTGAAATAAGAATTTGCTACGATAAAAGCGATAACTACAAAGATTGTGCTAGTTATACAACAAGCTGTAATGAAGAAGTACGCTACCCATATCgtataaaattataa
- the LOC25492412 gene encoding mitochondrial succinate-fumarate transporter 1: MNQQQVALQDNSKKSIPPYMKAISGSLGGVMEAACLQPIDVIKTRLQLDRSGNYKGIAHCGATIVRSEGVRALWKGLTPFATHLTLKYTLRMGSNAVLQSAFKDSQTGKISNHGRLLSGFGAGVLEAVVIVTPFEVVKIRLQQQKGLSHELLKYRGPVHCAGMIIKEEGLRGLWAGVTPTIMRNGTNQSVMFTAKNTFDVLLWKKNEGDGRVLLPWQSMISGFLAGTAGPICTGPFDVVKTRLMAQGREGGEVKYKGMIHAIRTIYAEEGVLALWKGLLPRLMRIPPGQAIMWGVADQVIGLYERRYLQTLQTS; this comes from the exons ATGAATCAACAACAAGTTGCGCTGCAAGATAACAGTAAGAAATCCATTCCACCCTACATGAAGGCAATCTCTGGATCCCTCGGAGGGGTTATGGAGGCTGCTTGTCTGCAACCAATTGATGTCATCAAGACCAGATTGCAGCTTGATAGGTCTGGGAATTACAAGGGAATTGCTCATTGTGGTGCCACAATTGTACGTTCAGAAGGTGTACGTGCTTTATGGAAGGGTTTAACACCTTTTGCTACACATTTGACTTTGAAGTATACCCTTCGTATGGGTTCAAATGCAGTACTTCAGTCAGCATTTAAGGATTCTCAGACTGGGAAGATTAGTAATCATGGCCGCCTTCTTTCTGGATTCGGTGCTGGGGTTCTTGAGGCCGTTGTCATTGTCACACCATTTGAG GTGGTGAAGATAAGATTGCAGCAGCAGAAAGGGCTAAGCCATGAGCTTTTGAAATATAGAGGTCCTGTGCATTGTGCAGGAATGATCATAAAGGAAGAAGGCCTTCGTGGGCTTTGGGCTGGTGTTACTCCTACTATAATGCGTAATGGAACAAATCAATCTGTCATGTTTACTGCCAAAAATACTTTTGATGTGCTTTTGTGGAAGAAAAATGAAGGAGATGGTAGAGTTCTTCTACCATGGCAGTCGATGATTTCAGGATTCCTTGCAGGGACGGCAGGTCCTATTTGCACCGGTCCCTTCGATGTAGTGAAAACAAGGTTGATGGCTCAGGGTAGAGAGGGAGGTGAAGTGAAGTACAAGGGTATGATCCATGCCATCAGAACAATATATGCAGAAGAAGGAGTTCTTGCATTATGGAAAGGCCTGTTACCTCGTCTCATGCGAATCCCACCTGGACAGGCCATTATGTGGGGTGTGGCTGATCAAGTAATTGGTTTGTATGAGCGGAGATATCTTCAAACTCTCCAAACTTCATGA